From the genome of Desulfuribacillus alkaliarsenatis, one region includes:
- a CDS encoding putative glycoside hydrolase — MLGKFITLLIFSSILGLGAINTEGLGTGYDESLYSLMTPDYQQHYYLTATPADLYKHGVPRKVRGIYLSGGSVGSEERLNKYINLARETEINSFVIDVKDDNGKMTYASEVPIVKEVEANKSVRIKDIRGLLYQLQREQIYPIARIVVFKDPYLPGVRQDLAIKRKDGQIWRDPGGVMWVDPHNKEVWEYSIEIAKEAAKYGFREIQFDYVRFPENGRLIDQQASFPNKNGRSKAEVIEEFLIYAREQLDPYNVFISADVFGLTTSVQDDMNIGQDWNKISSVVDYICPMIYPSHYGPGNYGLANPNAQPYQTVSRALKDAITKNRSLEEAGKIPAIVRPWLQDFTMGGVIYGPEEVVAQIKAGEELGIDEYIMWNAANRYNEKAWRELRRR, encoded by the coding sequence ATGCTAGGTAAGTTTATTACATTACTCATATTTTCTTCGATATTAGGATTAGGAGCTATAAATACAGAAGGTCTTGGAACTGGTTATGATGAAAGTTTATATAGTTTAATGACACCAGATTATCAGCAACACTACTATTTAACAGCAACACCAGCAGATTTATATAAACATGGTGTACCTAGGAAGGTCAGAGGTATATATTTAAGCGGTGGGTCTGTCGGATCAGAAGAAAGATTAAACAAATACATCAACCTTGCAAGAGAAACTGAAATTAATAGCTTTGTAATAGATGTTAAAGATGATAATGGAAAGATGACTTATGCTTCTGAAGTTCCAATAGTAAAAGAAGTAGAAGCAAATAAAAGTGTTCGCATCAAAGACATAAGAGGACTTCTATATCAACTACAAAGAGAGCAAATATATCCTATTGCTCGAATTGTAGTCTTTAAAGACCCATACTTACCAGGTGTAAGGCAGGACTTAGCAATAAAGCGTAAAGATGGGCAGATTTGGCGAGATCCAGGGGGAGTTATGTGGGTCGATCCGCACAATAAAGAAGTGTGGGAGTATAGTATTGAAATAGCTAAGGAAGCAGCTAAATATGGCTTCAGAGAAATACAATTCGACTATGTTCGTTTTCCAGAAAACGGTCGGCTAATTGATCAGCAAGCAAGCTTTCCTAATAAAAATGGACGCTCAAAAGCTGAGGTTATTGAGGAGTTTTTAATATATGCAAGAGAGCAGCTAGACCCATACAACGTATTTATATCGGCCGATGTATTTGGCTTAACAACCTCTGTTCAAGACGATATGAATATTGGTCAAGACTGGAATAAGATATCTAGTGTAGTAGACTATATATGTCCAATGATTTATCCTTCGCACTACGGACCTGGAAACTATGGTTTAGCTAACCCTAACGCTCAACCATATCAAACAGTATCTAGAGCGCTAAAAGACGCAATTACAAAAAATCGCAGCTTAGAGGAAGCTGGAAAAATTCCTGCAATAGTAAGGCCGTGGCTACAGGATTTCACTATGGGGGGCGTAATATATGGTCCTGAGGAAGTTGTGGCGCAGATAAAAGCTGGTGAAGAATTAGGCATCGATGAATATATAATGTGGAACGCTGCTAATCGCTACAATGAAAAAGCGTGGAGAGAACTACGTAGGAGATAA
- a CDS encoding YaaC family protein, which translates to MKTINRVLTEEPYNKMWDYYMYFESEDTVKQFLLQKYSYLDTLSTQTLAYQNTPKIIYYIKQARAYYNAAQTSNTLVKPLLLYYGMTSLSKALININDPYYPKTTSVLRHGISTRKIKKTQYHFLDDEIKIQKEGLFILLNDILKGPTLPLNTKFLVFELLSVIPEIKDSYERLNRKSKVVPVNLTHHYQNPKQTTIYVSQNVLRILATDYYGLIDMLNQRNKDDSSKFILPEDPNPHATYLKLIWENTRGHHVLDEPLGFNNEYFIEDVNRRFFIRSKITKDINLPEISIHFILMYMLGMLCRYESERWGEIVLSSSSSDMFIINDYLNISMRKYPNMILNHLFNELFLFIK; encoded by the coding sequence ATGAAAACAATTAACCGCGTGTTAACTGAAGAACCCTACAATAAAATGTGGGATTACTATATGTACTTTGAAAGCGAAGACACTGTCAAACAGTTTTTGCTTCAGAAATACTCTTATTTAGATACGCTATCTACACAAACCTTAGCATACCAAAATACTCCAAAAATTATTTACTATATAAAACAAGCACGTGCCTATTATAATGCAGCACAGACAAGCAACACATTAGTTAAGCCTTTACTGCTGTATTATGGGATGACCAGCTTATCAAAAGCCTTAATCAATATTAATGATCCCTATTACCCAAAGACTACAAGTGTACTAAGACATGGAATTTCAACTAGGAAAATCAAAAAAACACAATACCATTTTCTCGATGATGAAATTAAAATTCAAAAAGAGGGCTTATTTATTCTACTTAATGATATTTTAAAAGGCCCGACCTTGCCATTAAACACTAAATTCCTTGTGTTTGAGCTGTTATCAGTAATACCCGAAATTAAAGATAGCTACGAACGCTTAAACCGGAAAAGCAAAGTAGTGCCAGTGAATTTAACACACCATTATCAGAATCCAAAGCAAACGACCATCTATGTATCACAGAATGTATTAAGGATTTTAGCAACAGATTATTATGGCTTAATCGATATGCTTAACCAGCGAAATAAAGATGATAGCTCTAAATTCATTCTACCAGAAGACCCTAACCCACATGCTACTTATTTAAAGCTTATTTGGGAGAATACGCGTGGGCATCATGTTTTAGATGAACCGCTAGGATTTAATAACGAATATTTCATTGAGGACGTTAACCGCCGTTTTTTTATAAGATCAAAAATTACTAAAGACATAAATCTTCCTGAAATAAGTATCCATTTCATCCTAATGTATATGCTAGGAATGCTATGTAGATATGAGTCAGAACGTTGGGGTGAGATAGTATTATCCTCTTCATCTAGCGATATGTTTATCATAAATGATTATCTAAATATCTCAATGAGAAAATACCCAAATATGATTCTAAATCATTTGTTTAACGAGCTATTTCTATTTATAAAATAA